The following coding sequences are from one Chloroflexota bacterium window:
- a CDS encoding dihydrodipicolinate synthase family protein encodes MPSDEPRMRGVFPVLQSPFDDADRLDLDALAAEVDFCRRAGVHGVVYPAIASEFQYLTDDERRAGVEAVVTAAAGAVPVVAGVASASGAQAAVYAEHAAQAGARAVMALPPILSPGSPDELRAYYAGIARAAHLPLFVQHSQAGMDAEFLAGLVRDIDSVHYIKEEMHPSAHYISGVLEALPAGSVGVFGGYYGRWMLSELARGATGFMPAADTVDVHVQVWEAWQQGDRAGAREIFNRLLPLINLSVLLETPLLKEVLVRRGVFTSTRMRQPGALQPDEHDHAELDAILENLQPLLRA; translated from the coding sequence ATGCCTAGCGACGAGCCGCGCATGCGGGGCGTGTTCCCCGTCTTGCAGTCGCCGTTCGACGACGCCGACCGGCTCGATCTCGACGCGCTGGCGGCCGAGGTGGACTTCTGCCGGCGGGCGGGCGTCCACGGCGTCGTGTACCCCGCCATTGCCAGCGAGTTTCAATACCTGACGGACGACGAGCGCCGCGCCGGGGTCGAGGCGGTGGTCACGGCGGCCGCGGGCGCCGTTCCGGTCGTGGCCGGCGTCGCGTCGGCCAGCGGCGCGCAGGCGGCGGTCTACGCCGAGCATGCCGCCCAAGCCGGCGCGAGGGCCGTGATGGCGCTACCGCCGATCCTTTCACCCGGGAGCCCTGACGAGCTGCGGGCCTACTACGCGGGCATCGCTCGGGCGGCTCATTTGCCGCTGTTCGTGCAGCATTCGCAGGCCGGCATGGACGCCGAGTTCCTGGCGGGCCTGGTGCGCGACATCGATTCGGTGCACTACATCAAAGAGGAGATGCACCCGAGCGCGCACTACATCAGCGGCGTGCTGGAGGCGCTCCCGGCGGGTTCGGTGGGCGTGTTCGGCGGCTACTACGGTCGCTGGATGCTCTCGGAGCTGGCGCGCGGCGCGACGGGGTTCATGCCCGCCGCCGACACCGTGGACGTGCACGTGCAGGTCTGGGAGGCCTGGCAGCAGGGCGACAGGGCCGGCGCGCGCGAGATCTTCAATCGGCTTCTGCCGCTCATCAACCTGTCGGTGCTGCTGGAAACGCCGCTGCTGAAGGAAGTGCTGGTGCGGCGGGGCGTGTTCACCTCGACGCGAATGCGCCAGCCGGGCGCGCTCCAGCCCGACGAGCACGATCACGCGGAGTTGGACGCCATCCTGGAGAACCTGCAGCCGCTGCTGCGCGCCTGA
- a CDS encoding mandelate racemase/muconate lactonizing enzyme family protein, whose product MKITSVQAIVLRLPDVTTAADGTQDTCLIRIETDAGITGWGEVDSAPTVVRAAVEAPLSNGITRGLASALEGSDPLAIDACMQRIYDLTQYYTRYGAGAHAVAGVNIALWDIAGKAYGQPIYRLFGAAQRQVRAYASVLFQDTPAETYELAARLADRGFTAAKFGWGPMGQSEANDIALVREARRGLGEEVDLMVDAGQPWDWRTALVRTRQFAEFRPFWLEEPLHPEDVAGYGKLSAVSEIPIAGGESESRLLDFEELILVGGLDWVQADPGRCGITTMVEIGRLAARHQRGFVNHTFKTGVSIAASLHVLAAVPNTQVLEYAMTESPIRHELTYEDFELDAGWVGPSDAPGLGVTINEATLERYGVA is encoded by the coding sequence ATGAAGATCACCTCCGTCCAGGCCATCGTTCTCCGACTGCCCGACGTCACCACCGCCGCCGACGGCACGCAGGACACCTGCCTGATCCGCATCGAGACCGACGCCGGCATCACCGGCTGGGGCGAGGTGGATTCGGCGCCGACCGTGGTGCGCGCGGCCGTCGAAGCGCCGCTGTCGAACGGCATCACGCGCGGCCTGGCCAGCGCGCTGGAGGGATCCGATCCGCTGGCCATCGACGCCTGCATGCAGCGCATCTACGACCTCACGCAGTACTACACGCGCTACGGGGCGGGCGCCCACGCGGTGGCTGGAGTAAACATCGCGCTCTGGGACATCGCGGGCAAGGCCTACGGCCAGCCGATCTACCGGCTGTTCGGCGCGGCGCAGCGGCAGGTGCGGGCCTACGCGTCGGTGCTGTTCCAGGACACGCCCGCGGAAACTTACGAGCTGGCGGCGCGCCTGGCCGACCGGGGCTTCACGGCGGCGAAGTTTGGCTGGGGGCCGATGGGGCAGAGCGAGGCCAACGACATCGCCCTCGTCCGCGAGGCGCGGCGGGGCCTGGGCGAGGAAGTGGACCTGATGGTGGACGCGGGCCAGCCCTGGGACTGGCGCACGGCCCTGGTTCGCACCCGGCAATTCGCCGAGTTCCGCCCATTCTGGCTGGAGGAACCGCTGCACCCCGAGGACGTCGCCGGCTACGGCAAGCTCTCGGCGGTGAGCGAGATCCCGATCGCGGGCGGCGAGTCAGAGTCCCGCCTGCTCGATTTCGAGGAGTTGATCCTGGTGGGCGGGCTGGACTGGGTGCAGGCCGACCCGGGCCGCTGCGGCATTACCACCATGGTTGAGATTGGGCGCCTCGCGGCCCGCCATCAGCGCGGCTTCGTGAACCACACGTTCAAGACCGGAGTCTCGATCGCGGCCTCGCTGCACGTGCTGGCGGCGGTGCCGAATACGCAGGTGCTCGAATACGCCATGACCGAGTCGCCGATCCGCCACGAGCTGACCTACGAAGACTTCGAGCTCGACGCCGGATGGGTCGGCCCATCCGACGCACCCGGTCTCGGCGTGACCATCAACGAGGCGACGCTGGAGCGGTACGGGGTGGCTTAG
- a CDS encoding leucine-rich repeat domain-containing protein, which produces MTSEGFAFAPPIWSPDGKHIALYTIDKVDDKYRKPLTLYTVSVPEWRMSEIGRIPLAWIGDLPPRPREIPPRPSWSPDGQRIAFAAARGTVGSEWGVFTANADGTDRRLVIGAGEIDAGGRQIESIDLSFRNRLDRIRQVEWSPDGSEILLTSDLPYLLLVSPDGTKHRWLTPPLDERPVPGLVAWSPDGSRIAIHSPERFLVTMDRDGGDPRILYEGYLHLPDKAHGDPADCSAGVVVPRPDANPGLVQDCEVLLRSLAVLAGNARFRWDPSLPITSWAGVVIETSTSKGLPLRVRGLRLEKVGLFGSIPPSLGDLGALESLNLAGNRLTGEIPAELGQLAKLQDLNLSENPRLAGGIPPELGGLTSLRILNLRTNRLTGVVPPESGQLTELTRLDLSSNELRGPIPPQLGQLANLTELDLGFNQLTGAIPPELGQLANLTRLDLSHNFELTGGIPPELGQLASLTELNLSSNQLTGTIPPELGQLANLTKLKLASNQLTGAIPPELGQLGKLQELSLPSNRLTGAIPPEFNRLTDLTWLGLWGNRMTGCIPRTVWHAVDYRSEDNRALPVCERE; this is translated from the coding sequence TTGACGAGTGAAGGATTCGCCTTCGCCCCGCCAATTTGGTCGCCGGACGGTAAACATATCGCGCTTTATACAATAGATAAGGTTGACGACAAGTATAGAAAACCGCTCACTCTATATACCGTGAGTGTGCCTGAGTGGCGGATGAGCGAGATTGGGCGGATTCCCTTGGCATGGATAGGTGATCTGCCCCCGCGGCCCCGCGAGATCCCGCCGCGGCCTTCGTGGTCCCCCGACGGGCAACGCATCGCATTTGCGGCTGCTCGCGGAACCGTCGGATCCGAGTGGGGGGTGTTCACCGCGAATGCGGATGGCACCGATCGACGGTTGGTGATTGGCGCCGGTGAAATCGACGCCGGCGGTCGTCAGATCGAGTCGATCGACCTAAGTTTCCGAAATCGACTCGACCGGATCCGTCAGGTCGAGTGGTCACCGGACGGATCGGAGATTCTCCTCACATCCGACTTGCCCTATCTCCTTCTCGTCAGTCCCGATGGGACCAAGCATCGCTGGTTGACGCCGCCGCTGGACGAGCGGCCCGTTCCCGGATTGGTTGCCTGGTCGCCCGATGGCTCCCGAATCGCAATCCACAGCCCAGAGCGTTTTCTCGTCACGATGGACCGCGACGGCGGGGACCCTCGCATCCTGTACGAAGGGTATCTCCACCTCCCAGACAAAGCACACGGCGACCCCGCCGACTGCTCCGCGGGCGTCGTCGTTCCCAGGCCCGATGCGAATCCCGGCCTCGTCCAAGACTGCGAGGTGCTGCTCAGGAGTCTTGCAGTGCTCGCCGGGAATGCGCGATTCCGCTGGGACCCCAGTTTGCCGATCACCTCCTGGGCGGGAGTCGTGATCGAGACTTCGACGTCCAAGGGCTTGCCGCTTCGCGTGCGTGGGTTGCGCTTGGAGAAGGTGGGACTCTTCGGTTCGATTCCCCCAAGCCTCGGAGACCTGGGGGCCTTGGAGTCCCTGAACCTCGCCGGCAACCGGCTGACTGGTGAGATTCCGGCGGAGCTTGGGCAATTGGCCAAGCTTCAGGATCTCAACCTCTCCGAGAACCCACGGCTGGCGGGGGGGATCCCACCGGAACTCGGGGGATTGACCAGCCTCCGCATCCTGAATCTGAGAACGAACCGACTGACGGGGGTGGTCCCGCCGGAATCGGGCCAGTTGACGGAGTTGACCAGGCTCGACCTCTCCTCGAACGAATTGCGGGGACCGATTCCACCACAACTGGGCCAGTTGGCGAACCTGACAGAGCTGGACCTCGGCTTCAACCAACTGACGGGAGCGATCCCGCCGGAACTGGGCCAGTTGGCAAACTTGACTAGGCTCGACCTTTCCCACAACTTCGAACTGACGGGGGGGATTCCACCGGAGCTGGGCCAACTGGCGAGCTTGACGGAGCTCAACCTCAGCTCCAACCAACTGACGGGGACAATCCCGCCTGAACTGGGTCAGTTGGCGAACTTGACGAAGCTCAAACTCGCCTCCAACCAGTTGACCGGGGCGATCCCGCCGGAACTGGGGCAATTGGGCAAGTTGCAGGAACTCAGCCTCCCGTCGAATCGACTCACGGGGGCAATCCCGCCGGAATTTAACCGGCTGACCGATTTGACGTGGTTGGGGCTGTGGGGCAACCGCATGACCGGCTGCATCCCGCGGACCGTATGGCACGCGGTTGACTACCGCAGCGAAGACAACCGCGCGCTTCCGGTGTGCGAGCGGGAGTGA